In the Gammaproteobacteria bacterium genome, TTGCGCAGCACCTGCCAGTGGCCGTCACTCAGATGCTGGCGGTCACCAATTGCCAGGGCAACAACCAGGGCGCCGCCAGTATCCGATTTAAGTCCCGCCGCCAGCTGCCGCGACAGGCGGTCGCGCTGAGATGCCAGTAACAAGGTACTGCCGGTAGCTATCCGCCGGTTTTCAGAGCCGCGGACATAGCCGCTGGCGGCAAGCCCGGAACGAAAGGCGAAATCCGCACGGAAGCGTCGGCCAGGGTTGGCCAGCCCGTGCGGCGCACGCAAGCGCACATCGAGTTGCCACAAGTCGCCCGGGCGTGGTGGCGTCACACCGGCCGGGAATTCGTACCAGCGCAGCCAGACACGGCGCAGGCCTGCTCCAGGCAGTTTTGCTTCAGCGACAAATCCGAGTGTCGAACCGTCCCGCTGCACGACATCAGCGACACGTACAACTACCTGCGTGTCGAGCGTGCCCTCGAGCGGCAGGCCGACCAGCTGCCGGTGCGCAACGATGTGCGTCCAGGCAAAACCCGCCAGCAATGTCGCAGCAAACATCGCAGCGGGCGTGCGACGCCATGCCGCGAGCGCAATGGTCAACGCCGCCACGAGGATCACCAGCGCATCCGGTAACAACTGTGGCAGCGCGAAAACTGCAGCACTGCCAGCAAGAAAACCGACAGCCACCAGCGGTAAATCGAATCGGCGCCACACTGCGCGACTGTGACCGGCGAACGCGGCATGAACCAGCCGCATTTCTATACGGCGGCGGCAGATTTAACGTGAAAATATCAGCCGTCAACCGACGCTGGACGCAGCACTCCCTCCTCGAGCGTGAGGATGCGGTCCATGTGGCGGGCGATTCGCATGTCGTGGGTAACCACCACCAGGCTGGTGCCCAGTTCGCGATTCAGTTCGAGCATCGTCTCGAATACCCGGGCACCGGTGCGGCCGTCGAGATTGCCGGTTGGCTCATCGGCCAGCACCAGCGCCGGCCCGGTGATCAGAGCACGGGCAACTGCTGCACGCTGCCGCTCACCGCCCGACAGCTGCGCCGGCTTGTGTTCCAGGCGCTCGCCCAGCCCTACCCGCTGCAGCAGGTCGGCTGCCTGTTGGCGCGCCTTTGCCACTTCGACGCGGCGAATGAGCAGCGGCATGGCGACATTTTCCAGCGCGCTGAATTCCGGCAACAGGTGATGGAACTGATAGACAAAACCCACCCTGCGGTTGCGCATTTCGCCGCGTTCGGCATCGCTGAGCTGGCTCAGGTCGCGGCCATTTATAAAGATGCGGCCGGAGGTGGGATCGTCCAGCCCGCCCATAATCTGCAGCAACGTAGTTTTGCCGCTACCGGATGCACCGATAATCGAAATCCTCTCCCCGGGCGCCACGTCCAGTTCGATGTCCCGCAGCACCTCAAGGCGGCCGCTGGCCTGCGGATAACTGCGAGAAATATTCTCACAGCGCAAAGCCAGATCGGCGGGACCGGCATCATTCATGACGCAATGCCTCGGCCGGGCGGGTGCGGGCCGCGCGCCAGGCGGGGTAAATGGTGGAAAGCAGTGCCAGCAGAAATGCGGTCAGCGCAATTTGTGTAACGTCGGTTGCTTCGATGCGCGCCGGCAGGTCACTTAGAAAATAAACTTCGGGCGATACCAGCTCGGTGTGCAGCAGGCTTTCCAGCCAGCGCACTATTGCTTCGATGTTGAGAGCGCCAAGAATACCCAGAACCACGCCGAGCAGTGTACCGATCGCGCCGATCAATGTCCCCTGCACCATAAACACACTCATAATGCTGCCTGGCGATGCGCCGAGTGTACGCAGGATGGCGATATCGCTGCGCTTGTCTTTTACCACCATTACCAGCGTGGAAACGATATTGAATGCGGCCACACCGACGACCAGGAGCAAAATTATAAACATCACTGTCTTGGTCAACTGGATGGAACGAAAGAAATTGGCATGCTTGCGCGTCCAGTCGCTGACAAAAACCCCCCCGCCGATCTCGCGCGCGACCTGGGTCACGACCTGCGGCGCCTGGTACATGTCCGCCAGGCGCAGACGCACGCCGCTGACGGCATCACCGAGCCGGTAAAGCTTTGCCGCATCTTCCAGGTGCACAAAGGCCAGGCCACGATCAAACTCATGCATGCCGGCGGAAAATATGCCGGTCACGGTGAATCGACGCATGCGTGGCATGATCCCTGCCGGCGTCACGTTGGCACGTGAAATAAGCAGCAAGACCTTGTCACCAACAGCCACCCCAAGCACTTCGGCCAGCGCGGCACCGATAAGAACCCGATACTCGCCAGCAACGAGATCATCAGGACTGCCCTGCTGCATCAAACCGCCAAGCGTTGAAACATTTCGTTCCGCCACCGGGTCCATGCCGCGAACCAGTACGCCGCTGAGCAGCTCACCGTTAACCAGCATGCCCTCGCCTTCTATAAATGGCGCTACGGCCGTGACGCTTTCGTGC is a window encoding:
- a CDS encoding lipoprotein-releasing ABC transporter permease subunit; translated protein: MKQLYELLVGIRYVRPKTRSGFVSFISAISMLGIAIGVAVLIVVLSVMNGFEGELRERILALASHATITGFDDKLPQWRAVQAHALEHESVTAVAPFIEGEGMLVNGELLSGVLVRGMDPVAERNVSTLGGLMQQGSPDDLVAGEYRVLIGAALAEVLGVAVGDKVLLLISRANVTPAGIMPRMRRFTVTGIFSAGMHEFDRGLAFVHLEDAAKLYRLGDAVSGVRLRLADMYQAPQVVTQVAREIGGGVFVSDWTRKHANFFRSIQLTKTVMFIILLLVVGVAAFNIVSTLVMVVKDKRSDIAILRTLGASPGSIMSVFMVQGTLIGAIGTLLGVVLGILGALNIEAIVRWLESLLHTELVSPEVYFLSDLPARIEATDVTQIALTAFLLALLSTIYPAWRAARTRPAEALRHE
- the lolD gene encoding lipoprotein-releasing ABC transporter ATP-binding protein LolD yields the protein MNDAGPADLALRCENISRSYPQASGRLEVLRDIELDVAPGERISIIGASGSGKTTLLQIMGGLDDPTSGRIFINGRDLSQLSDAERGEMRNRRVGFVYQFHHLLPEFSALENVAMPLLIRRVEVAKARQQAADLLQRVGLGERLEHKPAQLSGGERQRAAVARALITGPALVLADEPTGNLDGRTGARVFETMLELNRELGTSLVVVTHDMRIARHMDRILTLEEGVLRPASVDG